The Candidozyma auris chromosome 1, complete sequence genome includes a region encoding these proteins:
- the TIF35 gene encoding translation initiation factor eIF3 core subunit g yields the protein MFQSWADAEDDIPVPEITTNPDGTKTVVSYRLNAKGQKVKITQKIKEVKVKERVHPSIAVRRGWAKFGKEKHTPPGPDTRTTQLGEKIELKLGASWKELEKKEEEEKMEQKVNLVSTQRLTCRTCGGDHFTSKCPFKDILGAETAAPGGGGATPEPVESSKYVPVHKREGAPSREARDDSCTLRISQLNTIVDEQMLREELLGKYGPLQRCSLIRNRETGESKGFAYVTFATESLAQRALDELNGKGYYSLILRLEWSKKKKT from the coding sequence ATGTTTCAATCATGGGCAGATGCAGAGGATGATATTCCCGTTCCAGAGATAACCACCAACCCAGATGGCACTAAGACGGTGGTGAGTTATAGACTCAACGCCAAGGGTCAGAAAGTGAAAATTACACAGAAGATCAAAgaggtgaaggtgaaggaaAGAGTACACCCATCGATAGCAGTTCGCCGAGGATGGGCCAAATTCGGGAAGGAAAAACATACGCCTCCTGGCCCAGACACGAGAACTACCCAGTTGGGTGAAAAGATTGAGTTGAAGCTCGGAGCCTCCTGGaaagagctcgagaagaaagaagaggaagagaaaatggaACAGAAGGTCAACTTGGTCAGCACGCAAAGACTCACATGTAGAACATGTGGTGGAGACCATTTCACTTCCAAGTGTCCATTTAAAGACATCCTTGGTGCAGAGACGGCAGCACCCGGCGGCGGAGGAGCTACTCCCGAGCCAGTGGAGTCTTCGAAATACGTACCTGTGCACAAGAGAGAAGGTGCTCCAAGCAGAGAAGCCAGAGACGATTCATGTACATTGAGAATTTCGCAATTGAACACGATTGTGGACGAGCAAATGTTGAGAGAGGAGTTGCTTGGCAAGTACGGCCCATTGCAGAGATGTTCGCTCATTAGAAACAGGGAAACAGGAGAGTCCAAGGGTTTTGCTTACGTGACGTTTGCCACGGAGCTGCTTGCACAGAGAGCGTTGGACGAGTTGAACGGCAAGGGCTACTACTCGTTGATTTTGCGTTTGGAGTggtcgaagaagaagaagacctAG
- a CDS encoding tRNA-5-taurinomethyluridine 2-sulfurtransferase has product MLLRCPLKSLLRPPRRSYATSVLQKLNPHPHIPEPFAYPQSQPEINDDIYVAMSSGVDSSVTAALLSKMHKNVCGVYMANWSQSAKCTEGEWSDVQRVCDHLQIPCERVNFEKEYWADVFTPMLEMYENGFTPNPDLGCNTYIKFGKMIEHLAARYDVNSKNWWLATGHYARVEKASANKYNLLRAYDGNKDQSYYLANIPGKVLPRILLPLGHYTKPQVRKMAAEFGLHTASKADSQGLCFVSPDHTKFRHFLDEFLPPKPGNIITEDGKVWGKHQGIWHATIGQRSGVSMPQGNPKYSGVWFVSEKRIATNEIVIVKGGQNEKLFSKLLEVSNWAWINCDPQEDLEELTLQFRSLQDPVEVSSISVGEKSVTIELKDPQRAMAPGQNAVLYKGNKVLGAGVLMKTFH; this is encoded by the coding sequence ATGCTTCTTCGTTGCCCTTTAAAGTCGCTACTACGACCTCCTAGACGTCTGTACGCTACTTCCGTCTTGCAAAAACTAAATCCCCATCCACATATTCCAGAACCTTTTGCATACCCACAGTCGCAGCCAGAGATCAATGATGACATATATGTTGCGATGAGTTCAGGCGTAGACTCCTCAGTCACGGCAGCTTTGCTCTCAAAAATGCATAAAAATGTTTGTGGGGTATACATGGCCAACTGGTCTCAGCTGGCAAAGTGTACTGAGGGAGAATGGTCCGATGTGCAAAGAGTTTGTGACCACTTGCAAATACCGTGCGAGAGAGTGAACTTTGAAAAGGAGTATTGGGCTGATGTATTCACGCCGATGCTTGAGATGTATGAAAATGGGTTTACTCCAAATCCGGACCTCGGTTGTAATACCTATATCAAGTTTGGGAAGATGATCGAACATTTGGCTGCAAGGTATGATGTCAACTCGAAGAATTGGTGGCTTGCCACAGGGCATTACGCAAGAGTGGAGAAAGCTTCAGCTAACAAGTATAACTTGTTGAGGGCTTATGATGGCAATAAGGATCAGTCTTACTATCTTGCAAATATACCAGGCAAGGTGCTACCGAGAATACTTTTACCGTTGGGCCACTATACAAAGCCGCAGGTTCGAAAAATGGCCGCCGAGTTTGGGCTCCATACTGCGCTGAAGGCAGATTCTCAGGGCCTCTGTTTTGTATCACCAGACCACACGAAGTTTAGGCACTTTTTAGACGAATTCCTCCCTCCTAAGCCTGGAAATATTATCACTGAGGATGGTAAAGTCTGGGGAAAGCATCAGGGTATTTGGCATGCAACTATTGGACAACGACTGGGTGTTTCGATGCCTCAGGGTAATCCAAAATACAGTGGTGTGTGGTTTGTCAGTGAAAAGAGAATCGCCACTAATGAAATTGTCATCGTGAAGGGAGGGCAAAATGAGAAGTTGTTTCTGAAATTACTTGAGGTATCCAATTGGGCATGGATTAACTGTGATCCTCAGGAAGACTTAGAGGAATTAACGCTACAATTCAGATCACTTCAAGACCCCGTGGAAGTTTCCCTGATTTCTGTTGGAGAGAAAAGTGTCACCATCGAGTTAAAGGACCCTCAGCGAGCAATGGCTCCAGGTCAAAATGCTGTTCTTTATAAGGGCAACAAAGTGTTAGGTGCTGGGGTGCTAATGAAAACATTCCACTAG
- the IRR1 gene encoding Irr1p — protein MVVATRSKRARKASSIIKEAASSDSEFDGAEDSYSDSEEEERPHKIANVSRKSRLSAPVNDEENDLFKALSSPVVAVSELALEWVESYILDAELSRVDAFTNLFNLLLRAVGCKILAQPHDMISSDSAAATVNELSIHFEKQKSHEYPIASTNKEIKHFHKNFRDFFGEVIFYAHETGCLYKESMDDDQSVLASEFMTSILAWFISLSTSKLRPFRYVGTVALLAIQTQLCQQAASLEVSLDRQQRQLSNAISIKKSKKRAIAHDQKVQTLRRNVEVTEFRQSTIEEYLDDITKGVFVHRFRDIDSAIRVECLRALGEWVMAYPSYFLKSTYLRYFGWLLSDPTDNVREEVVKFLCRLYKSSQGSLENMTSNFRKFTKRFQPQLINMIWKESVVSIKINLFAIYSELFKVGFLQEKDTAQICSYVFYLTESHLNQKPVSNKLKSEISKFITLVCIHGADSTYTMFFDSKCSKDGRSKADEERVRGFLKLKVLINFLMKSLEDHLAKRDTNSATDATIGSWQLVEAIFRDIFTLQNYVSKWEVIVQYLILDTSGVNFEELGVLKEEQNSFSRFLELSVDGQCFLVSFLLGCVRCFLNSKQKGFEASKVSPTFFLSKLTCHLRSIESISSKSHKIYPPFLQLWNELLLYRSVPIQMTFESSSSLDAYNQLHTNVLQYFLECQEVTDEIQKLYSQYFSLLLGSPADEHREGSSQNINPNIYLKVEDSCLALSTEIEEILSIKTSTYDAFNSDSEHDDPFTSDQKDLCNSLIELSNPIAKLNLIGDVVNIIKFVGEPVLDGPASVLEQLSVKLLSKINFDALVSMWPRNLSKVINSVRQAWKSLMDFALINLCWKLEDLMYALNDGTSDTINVEVYLDDICSIIRHLVATFVSLNGVIFGDKSLEKATKSLKMELSDFFFTFGSILIDLITSLRVFHDRTKLSNRFRGYDAMFSDDNKLGNFSSDHVPDVLEEALMNVFLTKETKLANLLGVTLERAENENVNFEEFAFELGDEEIVYPTQIETHFDSSDDDESIDDLKAAKEAAEVEALAEARAASKKRKLEQEIWNQEKDLSSYTMKLIGLLKSNAFTSRCSDRLKLNSDRLGQVFESIITLLTAPSSATEGRRTITQDMAQKQTTTQESIALVS, from the coding sequence ATGGTAGTCGCCACCAGATCTAAACGCGCCAGAAAAGCATCTTCCATTATTAAAGAGGCGGCTTCTTCAGACTCGGAATTCGATGGAGCTGAAGATTCGTACTCAGATctggaagaggaggagagGCCCCACAAAATAGCAAATGTGCTGAGAAAGAGTCGTTTATCTGCACCAgtcaatgatgaagaaaatgacCTATTCAAGGCTCTATCGAGCCCTGTGGTTGCGGTGTCAGAGTTGGCCCTTGAATGGGTTGAGTCATATATACTAGACGCAGAGCTTTCAAGAGTGGATGCATTCACCAACTTATTCAATCTACTCCTCAGAGCAGTCGGTTGCAAGATTCTTGCTCAGCCCCATGATATGATCAGCCTGGATTCTGCAGCAGCCACTGTGAATGAACTAAGTATTCATTTCGAGAAGCAAAAGTCTCATGAATATCCTATCGCTTCAACAAACAAGGAAATAAAGCATTTCCACAAAAACTTTCGAGACTTTTTTGGGGAGGTCATTTTCTATGCACATGAAACTGGATGCTTATACAAAGAATCCATGGATGATGATCAATCAGTGTTAGCTTCCGAATTTATGACTTCCATACTTGCATGGTTCATCTCCCTTAGCACGAGCAAGTTGCGCCCATTCAGATATGTGGGCACTGTGGCTCTTTTGGCGATACAAACACAACTTTGTCAGCAAGCTGCCTCCCTTGAGGTTTCACTTGATAGACAGCAGCGCCAACTTAGCAATGCTATAAGTAtcaagaagtcaaagaagagggCAATTGCTCACGACCAAAAGGTGCAAACTCTTAGGAGGAATGTGGAGGTAACAGAATTCAGGCAATCCACCATCGAAGAGTATTTGGACGATATCACAAAAGGTGTCTTCGTTCATCGCTTTAGGGATATTGACAGTGCTATCAGAGTAGAATGCTTGAGAGCGCTCGGTGAATGGGTGATGGCGTATCCATCCTACTTTCTTAAATCCACCTATCTTCGATACTTTGGCTGGCTCTTGTCAGATCCCACCGATAACGTGAGGGAAGAAGTGGTGAAATTTCTTTGTAGACTTTACAAGTCGCTGCAAGGCTCTCTAGAGAATATGACATCCAACTTCAGGAAATTCACAAAACGTTTCCAACCACAGCTCATAAATATgatttggaaagaaagtgTGGTTAGCATAAAGATAAATCTATTCGCAATCTACTCAGAGCTTTTTAAAGTTGGATTccttcaagaaaaagacacGGCCCAGATTTGCTCCTACGTATTCTACCTCACAGAGCTGCACCTCAATCAAAAGCCCGTTAGcaacaaattgaagtcCGAGATAAGCAAATTTATCACTTTGGTTTGCATTCATGGTGCCGACTCGACCTATACAATGTTTTTCGATTCGAAGTGCTCGAAAGATGGTCGATCCAAAGCCGATGAAGAGAGGGTGAGGGGatttttgaagctcaaggtTCTTATAAATTTTCTAATGAAGTCACTTGAAGATCACTTAGCAAAAAGGGATACCAACTCTGCAACTGACGCCACGATCGGGTCATGGCAGCTTGTTGAGGCGATTTTCAGAGACATCTTTACGTTGCAGAATTACGTGAGTAAGTGGGAGGTGATTGTGCAATATTTGATTCTTGACACGTCTGGTGTCAATTTTGAGGAACTTGGGGTATTGAAAGAGGAGCAGAACTCATTTTCCCGTTTTCTCGAATTATCTGTCGATGGGCAATGCTTTCTCGTATCTTTTTTGTTAGGCTGCGTTCGTTGCTTTTTGAATTCAAAACAGAAAGGCTTTGAGGCCTCGAAAGTTTCTCCtacttttttcttgtctAAACTCACCTGTCATTTACGAAGCATAGAGAGCATCCTGAGTAAGTCTCACAAAATTTACCCACCATTCTTGCAGTTGTGgaatgagcttcttttgtaCCGCTCGGTGCCAATACAAATGACGTTTGAGAGCTCTTCTAGCCTCGACGCATATAATCAGTTGCACACAAATGTCCTCCAATACTTCCTCGAATGTCAGGAAGTAACtgatgaaattcaaaagctctACAGTCAGTATTTCCTGCTTCTTCTAGGGTCACCCGCTGATGAACATCGCGAAGGCTCTAGTCAAAATATCAACCCTAACATATATCTCAAAGTAGAAGACTCGTGCCTCGCTCTTCTGActgagattgaagagattttGAGTATAAAGACATCTACCTATGATGCTTTTAATAGTGATAGCGAGCACGATGATCCTTTTACAAGTGATCAAAAGGATCTTTGCAACTCGCTTATAGAATTGTCTAATCCAATCGCCAAACTCAATTTAATTGGTGACGTTGTTAATATTATCAAATTCGTGGGGGAACCAGTCTTGGATGGTCCTGCAAGCGTTTTGGAACAGCTCTCTGTCAAGCTATTATCGAAGATTAACTTTGACGCCCTTGTCAGCATGTGGCCCAGGAATTTATCTAAGGTGATAAACAGTGTCAGACAGGCATGGAAATCTCTTATGGATTTCGCCCTTATTAATCTCTGTTGGAAACTTGAAGACCTCATGTATGCGTTGAACGACGGCACATCTGATACCATAAATGTTGAGGTATACTTGGATGATATTTGCAGTATCATTCGGCATCTAGTTGCAAcatttgtttctttgaatGGTGTGATTTTTGGAGACAAGAGTTTGGAAAAGGCGACCAAATCTTTAAAGATGGAATTATCagattttttcttcacctttgGATCAATATTGATTGATTTGATCACATCTTTGAGGGTATTTCATGACCGTACAAAATTGTCAAACCGATTTAGAGGCTACGACGCAATGTTTTCTGATGATAACAAACTAGGGAATTTTTCATCGGACCATGTTCCTGACgttttggaagaagctttgaTGAATGTTTTTTTGACGAAGGAAACTAAACTCGCTAACCTTTTGGGCGTAACATTGGAAAGAGCGGAAAATGAAAACGTCAACTTCGAGGAATTTGCATTTGAATTGGGGGACGAAGAAATCGTTTATCCCACCCAAATTGAAACTCATTTCGATTCtagtgatgatgatgaatcCATTGATGATCTTAAAGCTGCTAAGGAAGCCGCGGAAGTGGAGGCTCTCGCAGAGGCAAGGGCAGCTCTGAAGAAACGCAAGCTCGAGCAAGAGATTTGgaatcaagaaaaagatctttCGCTGTACACAATGAAGCTTATTGGGCTTTTAAAGTCAAATGCATTTACTCTGAGGTGTTCAGACCGCTTGAAACTCAATAGCGACAGGCTTGGACAAGTATTTGAAAGCATAATCACATTGCTCACGGCCCCATCCTCCGCTACAGAAGGACGGCGAACTATCACCCAAGATATGGCTCAAAAGCAGACAACTACACAAGAAAGTATTGCACTTGTCTCATGA
- a CDS encoding arylformamidase, giving the protein MINKYGADPLQTVKFFRCDPKNKKALIFIHGGAWRDPNNTYDDFQDLIEQLPDANVNMIGINYRLSPEVKHPAHLSDVIDALLFLKEKFNVVDVSLVGHSVGATLILQLLTYRHCIPTVRLLDIRIETVYFIDGIYDIADLIEEYGADYKSFVDAAFSSIQDYTTATALRGPLSEVPFDFEVKNLYLLHSLEDELLSERQSDLFARFLKSKGLHFFDLRGKWGKHEQVYRRNEIAEIIREYSLNQ; this is encoded by the coding sequence ATGATAAATAAATATGGGGCCGACCCATTGCAAACAGTAAAGTTTTTTCGCTGCGATCCCAAGAATAAAAAAGCCCTAATCTTCATACATGGTGGCGCCTGGAGAGATCCCAATAACACATACGATGATTTTCAGGATCTCATAGAGCAGTTACCTGACGCCAATGTCAACATGATTGGTATCAACTACAGATTGTCGCCAGAAGTGAAGCACCCTGCTCATTTAAGCGACGTTATAGATGCACTTTTATTCTTAAAAGAGAAATtcaatgttgttgatgtctCGTTGGTAGGCCATTCAGTTGGGGCAACACTTATACTTCAATTGCTAACTTACAGACATTGCATTCCCACAGTGAGGCTTCTCGATATTCGAATTGAGACTGTTTACTTTATCGATGGTATTTATGACATTGCTGACCTCATAGAGGAGTACGGTGCTGATTATAAGCTGTTCGTAGATGCCGCCTTCTCCAGTATACAAGACTACACCACAGCTACCGCTTTACGAGGACCCCTCAGTGAAGTGCCCTTCGATTTTGAAGTAAAAAATCTTTATCTTCTACATTCACTTGAGGATGAGTTACTATCAGAAAGACAACTGGATCTCTTTGCACgattcttgaagagtaAAGGGCTCCATTTTTTTGACTTGAGAGGCAAGTGGGGTAAACATGAACAGGTGTACAGAAGAAACGAGATTGCCGAGATTATCAGGGAATACAGCCTCAATCAATGA